In a genomic window of Leifsonia xyli subsp. cynodontis DSM 46306:
- a CDS encoding tetratricopeptide repeat protein has product MAERPESEPHGLFEAAGARDFVGEAAAAEPLYRRALANGLPEPQRGQATIQLASTLRILGRPDEALVLLRELLDEHPGHELRDAAHAFAALALFDAGLPAEAVREALGALAAHLPLYHRAVTAYAADLRGQ; this is encoded by the coding sequence GTGGCGGAACGACCGGAGAGCGAACCGCACGGGCTTTTCGAAGCGGCGGGCGCTCGCGATTTCGTGGGTGAGGCGGCGGCGGCCGAGCCGCTCTACCGCCGAGCGCTCGCCAACGGGCTTCCCGAGCCGCAGCGAGGACAGGCGACGATTCAGCTCGCCAGCACGCTTCGCATCCTTGGGCGTCCCGACGAGGCGCTTGTCCTGCTCCGCGAACTGCTGGACGAGCATCCCGGGCACGAGCTCCGGGACGCGGCGCACGCCTTCGCCGCGCTCGCACTGTTCGACGCGGGGCTTCCCGCCGAGGCGGTGCGGGAGGCACTGGGCGCGCTCGCGGCGCACCTGCCGCTCTACCACCGCGCGGTCACCGCCTATGCAGCGGACCTCAGAGGCCAGTAA
- the tig gene encoding trigger factor → MKTTVEKLSPTRTKLTISVTPEELQPSIKHAYEHIAGQVNIPGFRKGKVPPAIIDQRVGKAAVLEHAVNEGLDGFYRRAVEENEVRPLGRPEADISEWPNEKDFSGDLLLTIEVDVRPEITLPTFDDITLCVEAAQVTPDDVEEELDRLRSRFGTLVTVERPAKKGDFAQIDLVAEIGGEEVDTAANISYEIGSGELIEGIDEALDTLTAGETTMFEAPLMGGDHEGESAQITVTLNAVKERELPEADDDFAQISSEFDTIGELRESLRGQVERAKSFGQGTAARDQLVDKLLELVEIPVPAQLVEDEVSRHLEQENRLEDDGHRAEVTESSEKTFRTQILLDEIAQQENVKVSQDELTQYLVQGAAQYNMDPNEFVKILGENGQISSMVGEVARNKALAIVLGKAEVVDTDGKKVDLSEFVALPDDEAADEDATAEGADAPAEEASAAEKPKKKAAAKKKAADK, encoded by the coding sequence GTGAAGACCACGGTCGAGAAGCTCAGCCCCACCCGCACCAAGCTCACCATCTCGGTGACGCCGGAGGAGTTGCAGCCGTCCATCAAGCACGCTTACGAGCACATCGCCGGGCAGGTGAACATCCCCGGCTTCCGCAAGGGGAAGGTGCCCCCGGCCATCATCGACCAGCGGGTCGGCAAGGCGGCCGTCCTGGAGCACGCGGTCAACGAGGGCCTGGACGGGTTCTATCGCCGCGCCGTCGAGGAGAACGAGGTGCGCCCCCTCGGCCGTCCGGAGGCGGACATCTCCGAATGGCCGAATGAGAAGGACTTCTCGGGCGACCTGCTGCTGACGATCGAGGTGGATGTCCGCCCCGAGATCACGCTGCCCACGTTCGACGACATCACGCTGTGCGTCGAGGCTGCCCAGGTGACCCCGGACGACGTCGAGGAGGAGCTGGACCGGCTCCGCAGCCGGTTCGGCACGCTCGTGACGGTCGAGCGTCCGGCCAAGAAGGGCGATTTCGCACAGATCGACTTGGTAGCCGAGATCGGCGGAGAGGAGGTCGACACGGCCGCGAACATCTCGTACGAGATCGGCTCGGGTGAGCTCATCGAGGGCATCGACGAGGCGCTCGACACGCTGACGGCGGGGGAGACCACCATGTTCGAGGCGCCGCTCATGGGCGGCGACCACGAGGGCGAGAGCGCGCAGATCACCGTGACGCTGAACGCCGTCAAGGAGCGCGAGCTGCCGGAGGCGGACGACGACTTCGCCCAGATCTCCAGCGAGTTCGACACGATCGGGGAGCTGCGCGAGAGCCTGCGCGGCCAGGTGGAGCGCGCGAAGTCCTTCGGGCAGGGCACCGCGGCGCGCGATCAGCTGGTCGACAAGCTGCTCGAGCTGGTCGAGATCCCGGTTCCGGCTCAGCTGGTCGAGGACGAGGTGAGCCGCCACCTGGAGCAGGAGAATCGTCTCGAAGACGACGGGCACCGCGCCGAGGTGACCGAGTCGAGCGAGAAGACGTTCCGCACGCAGATCCTCCTCGATGAGATCGCTCAGCAGGAGAACGTGAAGGTCAGCCAGGACGAGCTCACCCAGTACCTCGTGCAGGGCGCCGCGCAGTACAACATGGACCCGAACGAGTTCGTCAAGATCCTGGGAGAGAACGGCCAAATCTCGTCGATGGTCGGCGAGGTCGCCCGCAACAAGGCGCTCGCGATCGTCCTCGGCAAGGCCGAGGTCGTGGACACCGACGGCAAGAAGGTGGACCTGAGCGAGTTCGTCGCCCTCCCGGACGACGAGGCCGCGGACGAGGACGCCACCGCCGAGGGCGCCGATGCGCCGGCGGAGGAAGCCTCCGCCGCAGAGAAGCCCAAGAAGAAGGCCGCGGCCAAGAAGAAGGCAGCGGACAAGTAG